The sequence CTCGGCTTAGCCTAATGTGTTATGGCTATTAGGATACATTTATTAAgaagaaaatcattaaaataagtaaacaaaTTATAGCATTATTGCTCAACTAATCGAGAAAGTTTATAAATCTATTGATTCGGAGCATCCACACACATTACAGAGAGCAGTCACAATGACCTAAATTCTTTTCATTTAGATTAGTTTTCAGAGCATGTTTCAATGTTAAACACGTTTATGGCACATGTAATAGTTTAGGGTGTAAATTAACGCAGTAaccctttttttttacattttttacagttttacatCCTTAATAACATTATCAGTTTCAGTCAATATAGTTCCTTTCATTTCCTTCCGTTATTTTAGGTAGGTGAAAATGTTTTCTCGACATTTTTACTGAATGTAATATGACAAGACTGCACCAACTTAGCAACATCTAACATGCCACACAACCAGCTCAtagtaaatatgaatattactACTATTACATTAAGGATGTAAAAACTCAGCTTCCTGACACAAGTTGTGTACAACACTTTGACAGGCTATGACGAATGGTGCctttgtttacacacacataccatGAGTTGATCTATTGTACACAAATGATGACATGAGAGTGCATTGAGTTCAGGTGGTAAAGACTGCCTGGGAAAAAGACTCACAGCACATCACCATTCAAAGTACTGACCGTAACTAACCTATACTGTACCTCTGTGAGCATACTCAAGTGTTTTGACTTTGTTTTCAATATACATAATGGGGGATACGGTTGCCTCCCATGAAACTGTCTCATTTTTATAATGCTGATCATGTTACACAGAATTATCAGGGGAATTCATAAGGTCCTGGTCAAACGTCAACCCAAAcgacatataaataaataaaactatgcAAATAAATAGTTTTGCATCAAAGATTGCTTTACATTTCACAGTAATTGTGCATATTTGATGGTTCTAATTCATGAGTGTGATGTTTTACTTCAagtttgtttgtaattttattgatgattttttttcagaaccAATGTtatagttaaaaataaaattagcaAGCACGAGAATGAATAatgcataaattaaaaaaaaatagaaacacaaataaaacttaTTTGAAGGGTGACACTTAATGCAGACATTACTGTCAGGCTTTGCCAAAGTTACCTTATGATGACTCAATGATGGCTTAATatagaaaatgcaaaaaaagacaaaatgtaaCATGAAAGAGAAAGAGTCTAAAAGTTTGGATATTCGGCTATTGCTGGGATTCTGAATGTAATAACATAGGATGTACGTATACATATAAAGCCATACATTAAGTTATAACAGTAAGATAGGACAGGCTTCTCTACATAGTTCTGTCACTGGTTCAACACTCGTTCATGgatttttattgacaaaaaatgataaattaaacATGTGTCTTAAGATAAATAAGATACATTAAGAGAGTTATATCTGTTATATAAAGTGAGAGATGTTTTCACAGCGTCAATGAAGATGCAACGTTTGTCACATACAGCCAACATGAATTACTGAATGAAAGGAATCAATGACCCTGTTGCACGACAATAGTTGTATAGAACGTATAACATTTGAGAACGCCACAATGCGCCTTTAGTACGTCTTATCTGCTCAACAACTCTTACATAATGATCTATTTACTGCTCCCAACGGGACGTGCTGGCACGCAGGGCCAAGAAGCTCAAACAAGTCAACAGAACCCCGTGTTATCTCGCTTTTCGCGTAAAAATAACGTAAAACAATCAGCGTAATGCGTACATACACTGAACTGATTGGAACAATGTTCCAACGTCAAACGTTTCAAGTGATAGTGACATCACCGCATAGAACGCAGTGAGATTGATACATTGTAACGGATAGTCAGCAGCGCAATTCCTCGAATAAAATGAGTAATAATGTGGCAAATAAACGACTTACACCTCTAGAATCCTATCTCCCTTCACGATCCCGGCCCGATCCGCCGCGCCTCCGGGTAACACGGCGCTGACATGCTGAAGAGGAGCGTACAGCTCCCCGTTAATGCTCCGCAGCTGGCCGCCTTCGCTCACTTGACCGCGTACGTTGAATCCGTAACCCGACTCCGATTTTACTATCCGAACCACGCGCGGACCCGAAGTCAGCACGGTCGGGGTCTGGCTCCCAGAACCGCCCGTCGAGTCGACCATCCCGGATCCGTTCACGCTGGACTCTATGGGTAACAGCGTCGGAGGAGCGGGCCGAGCAGTTTCGTCTCCCTCGATTTCCGCCATCTTTAACTCGGATTTAACCCCCCTCTCCTCCTGTAAGGCCTGAACATTCAAAACAACAGCCCAGAAAAACGCTAGACCCTCCCAGACATCACAAGACTGCTTTCGCTTTCCTTCACTATTCCGTATAAACGGGTCCTTTAGGGGACACAGTTGTATTTTGTCAGTTTATTTTGGTGaatgatgtcattttgtttacaaatgGAACATAATGGAAAACTCCATTTCAAAGTATATTCGAAGCACCTCATCACGTCTTCAGAGAAGTCAAAGCAACAATTGTGAATGTTGGTTTAGAAACAAACTGTTATTGAGCACAAGGGTAGACTTGTGTTAGGGCGACACCTTGTGACATGTTTCAGTAAGACAGGTCTGACGACAGAGACTGTTTGAGTTGTTTAGTTCTCCACTTTTTGTTACATAAAACATCCACCTAGCAGACCAGATAAAGAAACTTTACATTTGATCTACAAAGTTTAACTACACTATGGACCGTTTTTCACAGACGAGGTTTAAGGCTAGTCCTAAACTTAAATTAATGTGATCTGACTTAACTGGATATAACTTGctcagaaatatcttaaaatatatcagtgccattgttttgtctcaagttGCAGACCGGTAATGTATTCTTCCAAGGGATGTTTATTAAAGCGACATAAATAACTAAATTCAAcgaaggcatagtcctggcttaagctaagccgtgtctgtgaaaccgcgCCTACATGTGTGTCTAATGcaataatataaagtatatgGAGGGACTGCGTCATTTTTCTTCTAGACCGCCAGAATCCTTTTTTAATTGCAGATtaattgttgattttttattaaaagtaaactATTATTTCTAGTCAATACATAATCATTGTTATTCGGACATGTATGGGAAGTTTCCCAGAAAAGGATAAGCTAAAACAAAGACTAGGCTTTAGTTAAATGAGGATACATTGtgttaaaaacatactttacaaaaaaaaactggtttACGCTGAgataaacattcatatttaaaaactttagaGGTGCAAAAATATCCAGAACTGTATTTGGTTCCTTGCACAACACTCTCTGGTTTAATGACCTCAATGCTTTGTTACTATAGCAAAATGGCTATGATcaatcttaatttaaaaaaaaaaaatagtattgTGAACAATGTACTGAAATAAAGATGACAGGacatcaaataaacaaagcGTAAGGATATGAATTGATTCAGGATCTGACATAAACACATAATTCAAAAAGGTCATTCTATCAGTATCACAATAAGGAAAAATTAAGCAGCATTTCCATTACCCTAGAAACCacaatgtattaataataaagatttGAAAATTTCAAAGCTGTGAATACTGTTTACGGTGCAAAGAACAATTCAACAATCATCACACACCCAGTGTACTTTAACCCAGCAGCGGCGAAGGAATTCTTTTATGGTTTTCGTTCAATAAATTCCTACCTGTCCCTCCTTACGCATACAATAACACAAACGCGTtagacattttgaaatgtatattaatatatattttaatagatgAAAAGATCAACATCGATTTGTTCAAATGTATATTCATTTCCAGCTTTGTGTCTTCCTTAATCGCATCCTGTAGGATTCTTCGCAGGCAATAGATAAACCTAAAATCAATGACACAAACTCCTCAAAGTTCACCTCGCCATCCCTATTGGCATCTAGATCCTTCATTAGTCTGTCTACTACGGTCGGGTCCTTCTGAGACTGCAGGAAAGATAAAGAGTAAAATCTGTGTTAGGTATAcaacacagcaaaacaaaaagacTGAACTGTAGAGATCAGAAACAAAGTCATTATGAAAAGAAGAGGGTCACCTTTAGAAACCCAGAAAGCTCGCTCTCCATCAGATTTCGGAGCTCGCGGCGGCTCAGGGTGCCGGGGGAACCCTCTTTGCCAGCATATCGATGAAACACCATGATGAGGGACTCCATGGCGTGTTCTAGCTCAGATGGCATGACTGCTCGCTGCTGGGATCTAGTACTATGAAGAGACAACATGAAGTCCAATATTAACAGTCCTGGTCTTGCAGCCGGTTCGTAttgattttgtaaaaaaatgaactgCCTTCCTACTCAATGTGAAACTagtttgttttccaaaaagaCCTCATTCATTCAGTTTTCTGATAATGTATCTAAGTTTTGCattct comes from Triplophysa dalaica isolate WHDGS20190420 chromosome 25, ASM1584641v1, whole genome shotgun sequence and encodes:
- the s100a10a gene encoding protein S100-A10a encodes the protein MPSELEHAMESLIMVFHRYAGKEGSPGTLSRRELRNLMESELSGFLKSQKDPTVVDRLMKDLDANRDGEVNFEEFVSLILGLSIACEESYRMRLRKTQSWK